The following proteins come from a genomic window of Streptomyces sp. NBC_01716:
- a CDS encoding bifunctional NAD(P)/FAD-dependent oxidoreductase/class I SAM-dependent methyltransferase, with product MKAQKVDFDVVVIGGGPAGLSAGLTLARARRSVLVIDSGEPRNAPASHVHGYLGREGIAPAELVAVGREEVAGYGGEFISGRVTAVKGSVAGGFRLVLEEGAAVAELRASRLLVTTGLVDELPPVPGIAERWGREVLHCPYCHGWEVRDASIGVLATGPLAVHQAQMWRQWTDDVTLFRHTAPEFDDEQYEQLAARGIAVVDGEVTALEVTDDRLSGVTLAGGRVIPVRAVVVPPLFTARGGVLAGLGITAVDREMAGQVVGSAIPTDPAGATSVPGVWAAGNVADPTENVIGSAAAGLRAAAAINADLIAEETRRAVAARQGVDNTRDRLGEGDTSMAHGQTPAENDAEGGTSEEFWDSRYGESERIWSGNPNTVLVREVAELKPGRALDLGCGEGADAIWLAGRGWQVTACDISGVALAKARRHAATADEGVAERIDWQRHDFGTSFPTGTYDLVSAQFLHSPDDMPREKILRAAASAVAPGGVLLIVGHAGFPPWETNPHPEVHLPTPDEVVESLELPDGEWELLLSEEHERIQTAPDGQPATRTDNAVKVRRRV from the coding sequence ATGAAGGCACAGAAAGTAGATTTCGATGTGGTGGTGATCGGTGGCGGGCCCGCCGGGCTGAGCGCGGGGCTGACCCTCGCGCGGGCACGCCGTTCGGTGCTGGTGATCGACTCCGGCGAGCCGCGCAACGCCCCTGCGTCCCATGTCCACGGCTATCTGGGACGTGAAGGCATCGCCCCGGCCGAGCTGGTGGCCGTGGGACGCGAGGAAGTGGCGGGCTACGGCGGCGAGTTCATATCCGGCAGAGTGACGGCGGTCAAGGGCTCGGTGGCCGGAGGGTTCCGTCTCGTCCTCGAAGAGGGCGCGGCGGTGGCCGAGTTGAGGGCCAGCAGGCTGCTGGTGACGACGGGGCTGGTCGACGAACTGCCGCCCGTCCCGGGCATCGCCGAGCGCTGGGGGCGCGAGGTGCTGCACTGCCCGTACTGCCACGGGTGGGAAGTGCGCGACGCGTCCATCGGCGTCCTTGCGACCGGGCCGCTCGCCGTGCACCAGGCCCAGATGTGGCGCCAGTGGACCGATGACGTGACGCTGTTCCGGCACACGGCGCCCGAATTCGACGACGAGCAGTACGAGCAGCTGGCCGCGCGCGGCATCGCCGTCGTGGACGGCGAGGTCACCGCCCTGGAGGTGACGGACGACAGACTCAGCGGGGTCACGCTGGCGGGTGGGCGGGTGATTCCGGTCCGCGCGGTGGTGGTTCCGCCGCTGTTCACGGCGCGTGGGGGCGTCCTCGCGGGGCTGGGGATCACGGCGGTCGACCGGGAGATGGCCGGCCAGGTGGTCGGCAGCGCCATCCCCACCGACCCGGCGGGCGCGACATCCGTGCCCGGCGTGTGGGCGGCGGGCAATGTCGCCGATCCTACGGAGAACGTGATCGGCTCGGCGGCGGCCGGGCTTCGGGCGGCGGCGGCGATCAACGCGGACCTGATCGCCGAGGAGACGCGGCGCGCGGTGGCGGCGAGGCAGGGCGTTGACAACACGCGGGACCGACTTGGTGAAGGAGACACATCGATGGCCCACGGTCAGACCCCGGCGGAGAACGACGCCGAAGGCGGTACGAGTGAGGAGTTCTGGGACTCGCGTTACGGAGAGAGCGAACGCATCTGGAGCGGGAACCCGAACACCGTCCTTGTCCGGGAGGTCGCCGAGCTGAAGCCTGGCCGGGCTCTGGATCTGGGCTGCGGCGAAGGGGCCGACGCGATCTGGCTCGCGGGCCGGGGATGGCAGGTGACCGCCTGCGACATCTCAGGGGTCGCCCTCGCCAAGGCGCGGCGGCACGCCGCGACGGCGGACGAGGGTGTCGCCGAGCGCATCGACTGGCAGCGGCACGATTTCGGGACGTCCTTCCCCACCGGGACGTACGACCTGGTCTCGGCGCAGTTCCTGCACTCGCCGGACGACATGCCGCGCGAGAAGATCCTGCGGGCCGCCGCGTCCGCCGTCGCGCCGGGCGGGGTGCTTCTGATCGTCGGACACGCCGGTTTCCCACCGTGGGAGACCAACCCCCACCCGGAGGTGCATCTCCCGACGCCGGACGAGGTCGTGGAGTCCCTCGAACTGCCCGACGGGGAGTGGGAATTGCTGCTCAGCGAGGAGCACGAGCGGATCCAGACCGCTCCCGACGGGCAGCCGGCCACGCGCACGGACAACGCCGTGAAGGTCCGCCGCCGCGTGTGA
- a CDS encoding TetR family transcriptional regulator C-terminal domain-containing protein, whose translation MSNRRAGERGGAAAGPAQPRTPRSPGARQRREEILRIAMETFAARGYNNASLAEIADRAGLTQAGVLHYFRSKELLLTSVLELRDQTDIEQLGPDRPRGLAFLRHLIDTSRRNAEREGIVRLYAVLSAESVTENHPAQEYFRDRYTGLRAFVADALREAAEVGEAREDLDVENVANAIIAVMDGLQVQWLLSPGSVDMAASTERVVSSLLASIAPAKN comes from the coding sequence GTGAGCAACAGACGAGCGGGGGAACGGGGCGGCGCGGCGGCCGGGCCTGCCCAGCCGCGGACACCCCGCAGTCCGGGGGCGCGGCAGCGGCGCGAGGAGATCCTGCGTATCGCCATGGAGACGTTCGCCGCGCGCGGCTACAACAACGCGTCGCTGGCGGAGATCGCGGATCGCGCGGGCCTCACACAGGCGGGCGTACTGCACTACTTCCGGTCCAAGGAGCTGCTGCTCACGAGCGTCCTCGAACTGCGGGACCAGACCGACATAGAACAGCTCGGCCCCGACCGCCCCCGCGGTCTCGCCTTCCTGCGCCATCTGATCGACACCTCGCGCCGCAACGCCGAACGGGAGGGGATCGTACGGCTGTACGCGGTGCTCTCGGCGGAGAGCGTCACCGAGAACCACCCCGCGCAGGAGTACTTCCGGGACCGGTACACCGGGCTGCGGGCCTTCGTGGCGGACGCGCTGCGCGAGGCGGCCGAGGTGGGCGAGGCCCGTGAGGACCTGGACGTCGAGAATGTGGCGAACGCGATCATCGCCGTGATGGACGGGCTACAGGTGCAGTGGCTGCTGTCGCCGGGGTCGGTGGACATGGCGGCGTCGACCGAGCGCGTGGTGTCGTCGCTGCTGGCGTCCATCGCGCCCGCGAAGAACTGA
- a CDS encoding helix-turn-helix domain-containing protein, with amino-acid sequence MADDDLSTVLKGVGPRLRALRRDRGTTLTSLSESTGISVSTLSRLESGGRKPTLELLLPLAKAYGVQLDELVDAPPTGDPRVHLRSFTRYGMTFVPLTRHLGGLQAYKQIMPAGPPHTGELEQRTHEGYEWLYVLAGRLRLRLGEHDLVLGVGEAAEFDTRTPHGWANASPEGVEFLTIFGRQGEKMHVRARPAEK; translated from the coding sequence ATGGCTGACGACGACCTCTCGACCGTCCTGAAGGGTGTGGGACCGCGCCTTCGCGCCCTGCGCCGCGACCGCGGTACGACCCTGACCTCGCTGAGCGAGTCGACCGGGATCTCGGTCAGCACGCTGTCCCGGCTGGAGTCCGGCGGCCGTAAGCCGACCCTGGAACTGCTCCTGCCGCTCGCGAAGGCGTACGGCGTGCAGCTCGACGAGCTGGTGGACGCGCCCCCGACCGGCGATCCCCGGGTCCACTTGCGGTCCTTCACGCGCTACGGCATGACCTTCGTACCCCTGACCCGCCATCTCGGCGGGCTCCAGGCGTACAAGCAGATCATGCCGGCCGGCCCGCCGCACACCGGCGAACTGGAACAGCGGACGCACGAGGGCTACGAATGGCTCTACGTCCTGGCCGGCCGGCTCCGGCTGCGGCTGGGCGAGCACGATCTGGTGCTGGGCGTCGGGGAGGCCGCCGAGTTCGACACCCGCACCCCGCACGGATGGGCCAACGCGAGCCCGGAAGGGGTGGAGTTCCTCACGATCTTCGGCCGGCAGGGGGAGAAGATGCACGTACGCGCCCGGCCCGCCGAGAAGTGA
- a CDS encoding DUF6296 family protein, translating into MAYPERYELVFDETAPTDPADLTAPGPDTPERDVVTVRRTSRAGAGGFPVYEDETGIVRAEISDRGEVRMLASGGQQAPSTPVTARSLG; encoded by the coding sequence ATGGCTTACCCGGAACGCTATGAGCTGGTGTTCGACGAGACCGCCCCCACCGACCCGGCCGATCTCACGGCCCCAGGGCCGGACACCCCGGAACGGGACGTGGTGACGGTCAGGCGTACGTCCAGGGCGGGGGCGGGGGGTTTTCCCGTCTACGAGGACGAGACGGGCATCGTGCGCGCGGAGATCAGCGACCGGGGCGAGGTGCGGATGCTGGCCAGCGGCGGCCAGCAGGCGCCCAGCACGCCGGTGACGGCGCGGTCACTCGGCTAG
- a CDS encoding alkaline phosphatase D family protein → MGNHLPEFRAAARRINRRQFVTRAGAAAVLAFAANMPAAGAATARRLNPREITKDPFTLGVASGDPLPVTALLWTRLAPEPYTADSGLPAERIEVEWEVAYDERFALIVARGTATAHPEFDHSVRVEVPGLSPGRFYHYRFRAGTWISPAGRTRTAPAAGATTTRLRLATLSCQAYYHGYFTAYRHLTAEDLDVVVHLGDYLYEYAVTAAGGERKYTDRQLPAHYDSETVTLDDYRLRYGLYKSDPDLMAAHAAHPFIVTWDDHETENNYADETPENDVPPEEFLLRRAAAYRAYWENQPLRTPQQPEGPDMRLYRRLHFGQLAQFDILDTRQYRSNQVQGANWQVPGPESKDPRRTMTGETQERWLLDGWKSSNATWNLLAQQVTFAQRRDVPRSDFKLSMDAWDGYTASRKRVLDGAKAAGLDNLMVLTGDVHVGYGFDLKEDFDDPKSRVVGTEIATTSVSSGMDGVDKPSNWSSLTSANPHMKYYNGRRGYTTFALTQERATVTFNTLASVTEPGSALTRAASFVTEAGDPGLTPA, encoded by the coding sequence ATGGGAAATCATCTGCCCGAATTCCGCGCCGCCGCCCGCCGTATCAACCGCCGTCAGTTCGTCACCCGCGCCGGCGCCGCGGCCGTGCTCGCCTTCGCGGCGAACATGCCGGCCGCCGGCGCGGCCACCGCCCGCCGGCTCAATCCCCGGGAGATCACCAAGGATCCCTTCACGCTGGGCGTCGCCTCGGGCGATCCGCTGCCCGTCACGGCCCTGCTCTGGACCCGGCTGGCGCCCGAGCCGTACACGGCGGACAGCGGCCTGCCGGCCGAACGGATCGAGGTGGAGTGGGAGGTCGCGTACGACGAGCGCTTCGCGCTGATCGTCGCGCGCGGTACGGCGACGGCCCACCCCGAGTTCGACCACAGCGTGCGCGTGGAGGTACCGGGGCTGTCGCCCGGCCGCTTCTACCACTACCGCTTCCGGGCCGGTACGTGGATCAGCCCGGCCGGCCGCACGCGTACCGCCCCCGCCGCGGGGGCCACGACCACCCGGCTCAGGCTGGCGACGCTGTCCTGCCAGGCCTACTACCACGGTTACTTCACCGCCTACAGGCATCTCACCGCCGAGGACCTCGATGTCGTCGTGCACCTCGGCGACTACCTCTACGAGTACGCGGTGACGGCTGCGGGCGGCGAGCGGAAGTACACCGACCGCCAACTTCCCGCGCACTACGACTCCGAGACGGTGACCCTGGACGACTACCGGCTGCGGTACGGCCTCTACAAGTCCGACCCGGACCTGATGGCCGCCCACGCCGCGCACCCGTTCATTGTCACGTGGGACGACCACGAGACGGAGAACAACTACGCGGACGAGACGCCCGAGAACGACGTGCCGCCGGAGGAGTTCCTGCTCCGCAGGGCCGCCGCCTACCGCGCGTACTGGGAGAACCAGCCGCTCCGTACCCCGCAGCAGCCCGAGGGACCGGACATGCGGCTCTACCGCCGGCTGCACTTCGGACAGCTCGCCCAGTTCGACATCCTCGACACCCGCCAGTACCGCTCCAACCAGGTGCAGGGCGCCAACTGGCAGGTCCCGGGCCCTGAGTCGAAGGACCCCAGGCGCACGATGACCGGCGAGACGCAGGAACGGTGGCTGCTCGACGGCTGGAAGAGCTCGAACGCGACCTGGAACCTGCTGGCCCAGCAGGTCACCTTCGCACAGCGGCGCGACGTGCCGAGGTCCGACTTCAAGCTGTCGATGGACGCGTGGGACGGGTACACGGCCTCCCGCAAGCGCGTCCTGGACGGTGCGAAGGCGGCCGGCCTCGACAACCTGATGGTCCTGACCGGCGATGTGCACGTCGGCTACGGCTTCGATCTCAAGGAGGACTTCGACGACCCGAAGTCCCGCGTCGTGGGAACGGAGATCGCCACAACATCGGTCAGCAGCGGTATGGACGGCGTAGACAAACCGTCCAACTGGTCCAGCCTCACCTCCGCCAACCCGCATATGAAGTACTACAACGGCCGTCGGGGGTACACCACGTTCGCGCTCACCCAGGAACGGGCGACGGTCACGTTCAACACGCTGGCTTCCGTGACCGAGCCGGGATCGGCGCTGACCAGGGCGGCGTCGTTCGTCACGGAGGCCGGTGACCCGGGATTGACGCCCGCGTGA
- a CDS encoding HAD-IA family hydrolase, translating into MRADAPGTRFRPFGAVLCDLDGVIRHYDYAEVTRLERAAGLPEGTTASVGFAPENDLPLLLGRITREEWADSIVRGLLPRVPPYEAEALALAFSWAGFRADEAVVDLLRRVREHCPLVLVTNATSWLDEDLARLGLTGLAHSVVDSARVGVVKPDRRIYEIAAERAGVSPDRCLFVDDRQENVDAAVALGMTGVLHRGAADLRTALGGPARQHRP; encoded by the coding sequence ATGAGGGCGGACGCGCCCGGGACCCGGTTCCGGCCCTTCGGCGCCGTGCTGTGCGACCTCGACGGCGTCATCCGCCACTACGACTACGCCGAGGTGACGCGCCTTGAACGGGCGGCGGGCCTGCCGGAGGGCACCACGGCGTCCGTCGGATTCGCCCCGGAGAACGACCTGCCGCTGCTCCTCGGGCGGATCACCCGCGAGGAGTGGGCCGACTCGATCGTCAGGGGGCTCCTGCCGCGCGTGCCGCCGTACGAGGCCGAGGCCCTGGCGCTCGCGTTCAGCTGGGCCGGCTTCCGTGCCGACGAGGCGGTCGTGGACCTGCTCCGGCGCGTCCGGGAGCATTGCCCGCTCGTGCTCGTCACGAACGCGACGTCCTGGCTGGACGAGGACCTCGCCCGGCTCGGGCTGACCGGGCTCGCCCATAGTGTCGTCGACAGCGCGCGCGTGGGCGTGGTCAAGCCGGACCGTCGTATCTACGAGATCGCCGCCGAGCGCGCCGGCGTGTCCCCGGACCGCTGCCTCTTCGTGGACGACAGGCAGGAGAACGTGGACGCCGCCGTCGCGCTCGGCATGACCGGAGTGCTTCACCGCGGCGCCGCCGACCTGCGGACGGCGCTGGGCGGGCCGGCCCGACAGCATCGCCCTTGA
- a CDS encoding helix-turn-helix domain-containing protein, whose protein sequence is MSEPRSAPTIGQIVLSRQLLALREKAGLSREQSGQLLRVTAATVRRMEMAEVGLKVPYLQILLPAYNVPDDEIDVFLRLADEANKPGWWQRFHDVLPDWFSGYVSLEEAAKTMRCYEPHFVPGLLQTEEYARRILTAGALGQQLSDPARVERQVALRLERQSLLTRADAPVFWAVMDETVLRRHVGSADVMRGQIDRLLEATELPNVTLQIAEFSAGHHPGTYSPFVLFRFGVPEVRDMVYIEYLTGALYLDEDGEVSEHMEAMDRMVAHAESASRTRQLLSEFRAAL, encoded by the coding sequence ATGAGCGAGCCACGGTCGGCTCCGACGATCGGTCAGATCGTGCTGAGCAGACAGCTGTTGGCCCTGCGCGAGAAGGCGGGGCTCAGCCGGGAGCAGTCCGGTCAGCTGCTGCGGGTGACGGCGGCGACCGTCCGCCGGATGGAGATGGCGGAGGTCGGGCTCAAGGTTCCGTATCTGCAGATCCTGTTGCCCGCGTACAACGTCCCGGACGACGAGATAGACGTCTTTCTCCGGCTGGCCGACGAGGCCAACAAGCCCGGCTGGTGGCAGCGGTTCCACGATGTGCTCCCCGACTGGTTCAGCGGTTACGTCAGTCTCGAAGAGGCCGCGAAGACCATGCGCTGCTACGAGCCGCACTTCGTACCCGGACTGCTCCAGACCGAGGAGTACGCGCGGCGCATCCTGACGGCCGGCGCCCTGGGGCAGCAGCTCTCCGACCCGGCCCGGGTGGAGCGGCAGGTCGCGCTCCGGCTGGAGCGCCAGTCGCTGCTGACCCGCGCGGACGCGCCTGTCTTCTGGGCCGTGATGGACGAGACGGTACTGCGCCGGCATGTCGGTTCCGCGGATGTGATGCGCGGGCAGATCGACCGGCTGCTCGAAGCGACCGAGCTGCCGAACGTGACGCTGCAGATCGCCGAGTTCAGCGCGGGGCATCACCCGGGCACGTACAGCCCCTTCGTGCTGTTCCGCTTCGGTGTCCCCGAAGTGCGGGACATGGTCTACATCGAGTATCTGACCGGCGCGCTCTATCTGGACGAGGACGGTGAGGTCTCCGAGCACATGGAGGCTATGGACCGGATGGTGGCCCACGCGGAGTCCGCGAGCCGTACGAGGCAGCTGCTGTCCGAATTCCGCGCCGCGCTGTGA
- a CDS encoding iron-containing redox enzyme family protein, whose amino-acid sequence MENADVRPTGPALPTGRGDLSYGVVRALRGRPGSGTPLPPTGTADDAAPYGEDLHLALYLCYELHYRGFCGVDPAWEWDPALLAFRADLERRFLDALRTDTKRRTDVDEALADLLVEPPDGTSASHYLKDEGELWHLREYAAQCSVYHLKEADPHAWVIPRLRGRAKAAMATIECAEFGGGRADRIHSRLFAGLMADLGLDTTYGRYVDVATGEMLASVNLMSMFGLHRALRGALVGHFAAVEVAASPASRRLAEAMRRVGAGEAAARFYDEHVAGDGTHEQLVRREVVGGLLDEEPWLETDVAFGADATGVLDARLAEKLLSAWGDGLSALRTPR is encoded by the coding sequence GTGGAGAACGCCGACGTCCGGCCGACCGGGCCCGCTCTGCCGACGGGCCGTGGTGACCTCAGTTACGGAGTCGTACGTGCCCTGCGTGGCCGCCCCGGATCCGGGACCCCCCTGCCACCGACCGGAACAGCCGACGATGCCGCCCCGTACGGCGAGGACCTGCACCTCGCGCTCTATCTCTGTTACGAACTGCACTACCGCGGATTCTGTGGCGTCGACCCCGCCTGGGAGTGGGATCCGGCTCTCCTCGCCTTCCGCGCCGATCTCGAACGCCGATTCCTCGACGCGCTGCGCACCGACACCAAACGCCGCACCGATGTCGACGAGGCCCTCGCCGACCTCCTGGTCGAACCGCCGGACGGGACAAGCGCGTCCCACTACCTCAAGGACGAGGGCGAGCTGTGGCATCTGCGCGAGTACGCCGCCCAGTGCTCCGTCTACCACCTCAAGGAGGCCGACCCCCACGCCTGGGTGATCCCCCGGCTCCGGGGCCGGGCCAAAGCGGCGATGGCCACGATCGAGTGCGCCGAGTTCGGCGGGGGCCGGGCGGATCGAATACATTCCCGCCTCTTCGCCGGACTCATGGCGGACCTCGGTCTGGACACGACCTACGGCCGGTACGTCGACGTGGCGACGGGGGAGATGCTGGCGAGCGTCAACCTCATGTCGATGTTCGGCCTCCACCGCGCGCTCCGCGGCGCGCTCGTGGGGCACTTCGCCGCCGTCGAAGTGGCCGCGTCGCCCGCGTCGCGCCGGCTGGCGGAGGCGATGCGGCGGGTGGGGGCGGGGGAGGCCGCCGCGCGTTTCTACGACGAGCATGTGGCGGGCGACGGAACGCACGAGCAGCTGGTCCGCCGTGAGGTCGTCGGCGGGCTCCTGGACGAGGAGCCCTGGCTGGAGACGGATGTGGCCTTCGGCGCCGACGCCACGGGCGTACTCGACGCCCGCCTCGCCGAGAAGCTGCTCTCCGCCTGGGGCGACGGCCTCTCCGCCCTGCGTACGCCCCGCTGA
- a CDS encoding RICIN domain-containing protein encodes MRRTLHRNVVRRAVAALSVLTLGGSLGLTASGTAQAADPTAQVWITTADGSRKLASDGQITFNSTPQAIDINVNQGQREQQFTGAGASVTGAAGHLINQLPATQKNALMNSLFSAQGDGIGINYLRQPLGATDFNQGAAYTYEDNQGDFNLGRDHEAIIPVLKQAVSINPGIRFMGSPWSPPAWMKTNNSLNGGSLRTDRYQQYADYLVKAIQGYQQQGLRLSDLTVQNEPEFATSYPSMSMTASEQAAFFKVLDRTLTAANLPTNLLAYDHNWDHPNYPLQVFSETPGMNRVIGAAFHCYGGQPTSQSQIRQAGKRVFFTECSGTDSDNPSTTFADTLKWHAENLVVANMRNGGETTVMWNLALNQSGGPHQGHCTTRCNGVVEINGSTVTRNAEYYVLGHLTKFVRPGATRIGSTSQGAGGVQNVVWQNPDGGKAAYVVNGAGAARTFSVTDAGRSATYTLPAGAVATLVWTGTDTGNPGDGSIDPAKWYQVVNSGTNACLDATGWGTADGTGLQQWSCSAPVANNQTWQFRPTSDGYYQVVNRHAGKVWDTDGGVGATGDGARAHLWSYTGGTNQQWQPQRIGTTDRYRFAARHSNKCLTVSGGTVNGATLTQQPCTEAANQTFRLAAQA; translated from the coding sequence ATGCGAAGAACCCTGCACAGAAACGTCGTTCGCAGAGCCGTCGCCGCCCTCAGCGTGCTCACGCTGGGCGGAAGCCTCGGACTGACCGCGTCCGGTACGGCGCAGGCCGCCGACCCCACCGCCCAGGTGTGGATCACCACCGCCGACGGAAGCCGCAAGCTGGCATCGGACGGCCAGATCACCTTCAACTCCACGCCGCAGGCCATCGACATCAACGTCAACCAGGGCCAGCGCGAACAGCAGTTCACCGGTGCGGGCGCGTCCGTCACCGGTGCGGCCGGACATCTGATCAACCAGTTGCCGGCGACGCAGAAGAACGCCCTGATGAACTCGCTCTTCTCCGCCCAGGGCGACGGCATCGGCATCAACTATCTGCGCCAGCCACTGGGCGCCACCGACTTCAACCAGGGCGCGGCCTACACCTACGAGGACAACCAGGGGGACTTCAACCTCGGCCGTGACCACGAGGCGATCATCCCCGTCCTCAAGCAGGCCGTCTCGATCAACCCCGGCATCCGCTTCATGGGCAGCCCCTGGTCACCGCCCGCGTGGATGAAGACCAACAACAGCCTCAACGGCGGCAGTCTGCGCACCGACCGCTACCAGCAGTACGCCGACTACCTGGTCAAGGCGATCCAGGGATACCAGCAGCAGGGCCTCCGACTCAGCGACCTCACGGTCCAGAACGAGCCCGAGTTCGCGACCAGTTACCCCTCGATGAGCATGACCGCGTCCGAGCAGGCGGCGTTCTTCAAGGTGCTCGACCGTACGCTCACGGCGGCGAACCTGCCGACCAACCTCCTCGCGTACGACCACAACTGGGACCACCCGAACTACCCGCTCCAGGTCTTCTCCGAGACCCCGGGCATGAACCGCGTGATCGGCGCGGCGTTCCACTGCTACGGCGGCCAGCCCACCAGTCAGTCGCAGATCAGGCAGGCCGGCAAGCGGGTCTTCTTCACCGAGTGCTCGGGAACCGACAGCGACAACCCGTCCACCACCTTCGCCGACACGCTGAAGTGGCACGCCGAGAACCTCGTCGTGGCCAACATGCGCAACGGCGGCGAGACCACCGTCATGTGGAACCTCGCCCTGAACCAGAGCGGCGGCCCCCACCAGGGCCACTGCACCACCCGCTGCAACGGCGTGGTCGAGATCAACGGCAGCACGGTCACGCGCAACGCCGAGTACTACGTCCTCGGCCATCTCACCAAGTTCGTCAGGCCCGGCGCCACGCGCATCGGCTCCACCAGTCAGGGCGCTGGCGGCGTACAGAACGTCGTCTGGCAGAACCCGGACGGGGGCAAGGCGGCGTACGTCGTGAACGGCGCGGGCGCGGCCCGCACGTTCTCCGTCACAGACGCCGGACGCTCCGCCACGTACACGCTGCCCGCGGGCGCCGTCGCCACCCTCGTGTGGACCGGCACCGACACCGGCAACCCGGGCGACGGCTCCATCGACCCGGCGAAGTGGTACCAGGTGGTCAACAGCGGCACCAACGCCTGCCTCGACGCGACCGGTTGGGGCACGGCGGACGGCACAGGCCTCCAGCAGTGGTCCTGCTCGGCGCCCGTGGCGAACAACCAGACCTGGCAGTTCCGGCCCACCAGCGACGGCTACTACCAGGTGGTCAACCGGCACGCCGGCAAGGTGTGGGACACCGACGGGGGCGTCGGTGCCACCGGCGACGGGGCCCGCGCACATCTGTGGAGCTACACCGGCGGTACCAACCAGCAGTGGCAGCCGCAGCGGATCGGGACCACCGACCGCTACCGGTTCGCCGCGAGACACAGCAACAAGTGCCTGACCGTCAGCGGCGGTACGGTCAACGGCGCCACCCTGACGCAGCAGCCCTGCACGGAGGCGGCCAACCAGACCTTCCGGCTGGCGGCGCAGGCGTAG
- a CDS encoding alpha/beta fold hydrolase has product MPDPVTPPAAATAPTPPGAEHRLVDVPGGRIHLVEQGTGPLVLLVHGFPESWYSWRHQLPAIAAAGYRAVAIDVRGYGRSSKPSAVEDYRMLALVADNVAVVHALGEETATIVGHDWGSNIAADSALLRPDVFTAAALLSVPFAPRGGPRPSEVFAGIGGDEEFYVSYFQTPGRAEAEIEPDIRGWLAGFYAGISGDTMDPEPEGSLYFVARGGRLRDRFPAGPLPAWLSEADLDHYAGEFERTGPTGALNRYRNIDRDWADLAAWHGAPLTQPSLFIGGERDASLAWMSDAVKAYPTTLPGLVSSHILEGCGHWVQQERADEVNRLLTEWLDALPAR; this is encoded by the coding sequence ATGCCGGACCCCGTCACCCCGCCCGCCGCAGCCACCGCACCCACCCCGCCGGGCGCCGAACACCGTCTGGTGGACGTCCCCGGGGGCCGTATCCACCTGGTGGAACAGGGGACCGGCCCGCTCGTCCTGCTGGTCCACGGCTTCCCCGAGTCCTGGTACTCCTGGCGCCACCAGCTTCCCGCCATCGCCGCCGCCGGGTATCGCGCGGTGGCCATCGACGTACGCGGCTACGGACGCTCGTCGAAGCCGTCGGCCGTCGAGGACTACCGGATGCTCGCCCTCGTCGCCGACAACGTCGCGGTCGTACACGCACTCGGGGAGGAGACGGCGACGATCGTCGGCCACGACTGGGGGTCGAACATCGCCGCCGACTCGGCCCTCCTGCGCCCCGACGTCTTCACCGCCGCCGCGCTGCTAAGCGTCCCGTTCGCGCCTCGCGGCGGCCCCCGCCCGTCCGAGGTGTTCGCGGGGATCGGCGGCGACGAGGAGTTCTACGTCAGCTACTTCCAGACGCCCGGCCGCGCGGAGGCGGAGATCGAGCCCGACATCCGCGGCTGGCTGGCCGGCTTCTACGCCGGGATCTCGGGCGACACCATGGATCCGGAGCCCGAGGGGAGCCTCTACTTCGTGGCGCGGGGCGGCAGACTCCGCGACCGGTTCCCCGCAGGGCCCCTGCCCGCGTGGCTCTCGGAGGCCGACCTCGACCACTACGCGGGCGAGTTCGAGCGGACCGGACCGACCGGAGCGCTCAACCGCTACCGCAACATCGACCGGGACTGGGCGGACCTGGCCGCCTGGCACGGCGCCCCCCTCACCCAGCCCTCGCTCTTCATCGGCGGCGAGCGCGACGCGTCGCTCGCGTGGATGTCGGACGCCGTCAAGGCCTACCCCACCACCCTGCCCGGCCTGGTCTCGTCGCACATTCTCGAAGGCTGCGGGCACTGGGTGCAGCAGGAGCGCGCCGACGAGGTCAACCGCCTCCTGACCGAGTGGCTGGACGCCCTGCCGGCGCGCTGA
- a CDS encoding toxin-antitoxin system HicB family antitoxin, with translation MTAMTLRIPDEINASIKAGAAAAGLSLNAYIVRAAQRQAVLDSARRLASLGLGEDLGGEGDAL, from the coding sequence ATGACCGCCATGACGCTCCGTATCCCGGACGAGATCAACGCATCGATCAAGGCGGGGGCGGCCGCTGCCGGTCTGTCCCTCAACGCCTACATCGTGCGCGCCGCCCAGCGGCAGGCCGTGCTCGACTCCGCCCGCAGGCTCGCCTCGCTCGGCCTGGGCGAGGACCTGGGCGGCGAGGGCGACGCCCTGTGA